A part of Papaver somniferum cultivar HN1 unplaced genomic scaffold, ASM357369v1 unplaced-scaffold_118, whole genome shotgun sequence genomic DNA contains:
- the LOC113330624 gene encoding peptidyl-prolyl cis-trans isomerase-like produces the protein MSNPKVYFDMTVGGQPGGRIVMELYADVVPRTAENFRALCTGEKGKGKSSGKPLHYKGSCFHRVIPGFMCQGGDFTFGNGTGGESIYGKKFNDENFVKKHTGPGILSMANSGPGTNGSQFFICTDKTEWLDGKHVVFGQVVEGMDVVRAIEKVGSQSGKCKVPVVVADCGQLC, from the coding sequence ATGTCGAACCCTAAGGTTTACTTCGACATGACAGTCGGTGGACAGCCCGGAGGACGAATCGTAATGGAGCTTTATGCCGACGTTGTTCCTCGTACCGCTGAGAACTTCAGAGCTCTCTGTACCGGAGAGAAAGGTAAGGGTAAGAGTAGTGGAAAACCCTTGCACTACAAGGGATCTTGTTTCCACAGAGTGATTCCTGGGTTTATGTGCCAAGGAGGTGATTTCACTTTCGGAAATGGAACTGGAGGTGAATCCATCTACGGGAAAAAGTTCAATGATGAGAACTTTGTGAAGAAACATACTGGACCCGGGATCTTATCCATGGCTAACTCTGGACCTGGGACCAACGGATCTCAGTTTTTCATTTGTACTGATAAGACTGAATGGCTTGATGGGAAGCATGTTGTTTTTGGTCAAGTTGTGGAAGGTATGGATGTTGTTAGAGCTATTGAGAAAGTTGGATCTCAGAGTGGTAAGTGTAAGGttcctgttgttgttgctgactGCGGTCAGCTGTGTTAG
- the LOC113330491 gene encoding uncharacterized protein LOC113330491 — MEYSNYVCPNTGFLLVVVLLASVAVYETVGDAMVTGTVFCDQCKDGERGLFDYPLSGMKVAVTCSGIDGQVTMMKEETTNMVGSYSMSFEGNPKLSGCYAQLVGSTDASSGCGAAAGPARSLRLMFSMFNMEISYCQNTTPNPLPGSGSDAGRPALPLPHAPSPPPTARLPSMPFLQASACPYGEWTKAEHKCHWNVVGPDTKVAVAFGLIAAGRYGTDMTLWKGLQGKGDVYRTLLREGTTALLNSYNSLQFRYPTISVVERLNSALMGSTRQALQIALRFKRANSGLAYNNNTAVRCNLTPCKN; from the exons ATGGAATATTCCAATTATGTTTGTCCCAATACCGGATTTTTGTTAGTGGTTGTGCTATTAGCTTCAGTAGCTGTATATGAAACAGTTGGAGATGCTATGGTCACTGGCACCGTCTTCTGTGACCAATGCAAAGACGGAGAACGAGGTCTCTTTGATTACCCACTCTCTG GTATGAAAGTGGCAGTAACATGTAGCGGAATCGATGGGCAAGTAACAATGATGAAGGAGGAGACTACCAATATGGTTGGGAGTTACTCAATGAGTTTTGAGGGCAACCCAAAGTTAAGTGGTTGTTATGCTCAGCTCGTTGGTAGCACTGATGCATCATCAGGCTGCGGGGCAGCTGCTGGGCCAGCGCGAAGTTTAAGACTTATGTTCAGCATGTTCAATATGGAAAT ATCCTATTGCCAAAATACCACTCCCAACCCTCTCCCTGGTTCAGGTAGTGATGCTGGTCGTCCTGCTTTACCTCTTCCTCATGCACCATCACCTCCTCCTACTGCCAGATTACCTTCCATGCCTTTCCTCCAAGCTTCGGCATGTCCATATGG GGAATGGACAAAGGCAGAGCATAAGTGTCACTGGAACGTAGTGGGACCAGATACAAAAGTAGCAGTTGCTTTCGGACTAATCGCTGCGGGGAGGTACGGGACAGACATGACATTATGGAAGGGACTTCAGGGGAAAGGGGATGTTTACAGGACACTCCTGAGGGAAGGGACCACTGCACTACTCAATTCATACAACAGTCTTCAGTTTAGGTACCCTACAATAAGTGTCGTGGAACGCTTGAACTCGGCTTTGATGGGCTCAACTCGACAAGCACTCCAAATTGCATTACGATTTAAGAGAGCTAATTCTGGTCTTGCCTACAACAACAACACTGCTGTTCGCTGTAATCTCACTCCTTGCAAGAATTGA